The genomic segment gatGGATAACATCcacaaaactaataaatatcGATTGTCGTTACTTGAGACAGTTGGGGTCACATCAACAAAGTTGACTTTCTTAACTGCTTTTGTATTGGAAAGACTAAGATGATTATTTATGACATCTTAGGATGGTCCACAAATCATTGTTAGCGACATAAACCTAACTTTAATGAATGTCATTGGTTCTGTATTTCCTGAACGATATCATCTCGTATGTCGTTTTGACATTTAGAAAAATGTGCAAACCAAGCACAAAATGTAAGTTAATTCGATTGAGGCATGAGATGTTATCATGGAAGTGTGGGAAAATGTAATGGATTGTGAACATGAGTAAACCTTTAGTGATTGTGTTGATCGTTTTTGTCATGTTTGTAATTCATGGcctttattcttttaatacaTCAATAACTCTTGGATCTTCCATATAAGAAATAGTTTGTAAAGGCATGGACAAACTGTGTAATGCATTTAGGAAACATAAcatcaaacaaatatatttgcatcttattttatttagttattttggTTAGATGTTTTATAACATTGTTCATGTTATTTGTATCAGGGTTGAGTCTGCTCATTGGAACCTAAAGAAAGTATTGAGAAGCAGTAAGGGAGACCTCTACTCGAGTTGGGATGCAATTTATAATGTCATCAACCTACTACATAAAGAAATAAATGCCTcatttgaaataaaaagttCAAATCTTATGAATGACGCTTTTAAGCCaagaaagtataaaaaattgGTTGGATATGTATCAAAATATGCTTTGGAACTCATTGCTAAGGAGTTCAATCGAGTTCAACATATAGATTTGATAGTGAAAGTTGTGGTTGCATTTTGAGGTCTACCATGTGTTTATGAATCAGCTAGATATGACCCTGGGGTGATTCTTGTGTTTGAAATTTATATCATGTGGACTATAttgagtttttcaaatatttcatcaaatgAATTACATGCAGAGTTATGCATTCAAAAGGAATTTGATTTTGTACTCAATCTTTTCAAAGAATTTGACATTGCACAAAGTGATAATCAACTAAAAGTTACTTGAAATTATTTGTCTTGCTATTGTTTGTCTTGCTATGACATCAATAATACCTCCAATgcataaagttaaaataaaggGTACAAAAAAGTGTAAAGTTCATCGATCTTAAAGGTTTACAAACTATGAACCCTTATATTTCAAGTATGATTTAGATATGAACATTTCAACAATTATATGAACATTATCTTAAGACGTTGGTATGGTGTATTAAAAAACAAAGATCACCTCAATAACAAATATATGAAGTACTAATACATCTCAATCACAAATTAATAAACACTTAACCGACTAATTAGATGATTAAGTAACTAATCATGTGTTAAGATTAATATAATACATCattaagatttatataaataaaattatattaaaatagtatatatagCAAATGATCCTAATGTCTCATTAAGTACATGTTTGTATTCAATGACAAAATAACTAGTTATAGTTATTTtgcgcacacacacacatatatatatatatatatatatatatatatatatatatatatatatatatatatatatatatatatatattctatcaATATTGATTTTCCAGGATCTCAACCAAATATTAGCATAGTCGTTGctattgtttaaaattgtttattatataaattttaataataagagAGCAATActataatcattataaaataattcattaatgtcaaatataaatatatattttagaaatttggTTCAATACAATTGAGTTAAGaatgtaatattatatataaaaatattcagacttaattttatttcatataagaTTACAATAAATTGTAAACAtacaaaaaataacatatatatttctgtgtatcataattaaatattaaccCATTTTAATGTGATCAATGTTTTCCTTTTAAGAAAAACCAATTATAGTTAccaatttaacttaaaaataaaaaaattatcaattttgagcttttaattcttttattcgTTGCTCATAATAAGCCATACACAATGCTTCTCCCAAcctcattttatttataattacacaatttataaattaattaaatcgctaattgttattatatagaaattatataaaaaacaacacGTTCATCACACTACTAATTAAACATACTAGTTACAGATAAGATTTTAACGAGCTTAAGAGAATATTTTTTGCTATTATACATTTCTGCACAAACTATTTGTCATTTACCCAAGTGAGCAAATGActaacagaaaacaaaaatacttacaCAAAAATAGGCATTGTTACAACATGTAACCTAAAAACATCTTACTGCTAAGTCCAAATGTTTGACTAAATCTTGCATTAAGTGTTCTCCTGAAAAATTGGAAACTATCCCTACTTGCTATAACACACTAGCAATGGCATCTTAAAAGCTTTGATTTGTACACAAGGATCACAAGCATATCCCAAATCACTTCTTCTGAGTGATCACTAAACAAAAGAAGGCCACAACTCGAGCAATTATACCATACAAAACGAGGGCAAGCATACAAATAGGCCAGTCTCCGACATTATAGCCATTATTCATTAGCGAACTACACCGAGTAATCAACCAAACTCCAGTGTacctaagaaaaataaaaaaccacaAGAGTTACATGGTGAAAATAGAAGGTTGTTGAAATTAAGGAATCTTCATTAGTTAAGGAGCAAATAAGGAAAGAGAATATAAACTCACTAATTGAAACCGACCTTTCAGCATTTGCAATGATAAATGCCTCTAAAGCCCAATTTGGGTAGCACAACTTTACAAGGATCTTCATAAAGAGAGTGTCTTTCTTCTGGTTTGCAATGAGAGTCATAACAACTGGGAGAAGCACTGACCActaaaagtgataagaaaacaaaaaagggTCATATTACATTATATCAACAATTTGAAAATGTGTATATGTTTATGATCCGTACCAATTGTGCTGGAGCAGGCTCAAAATAAATTGCCATTATATATGCCATGCCAGTTACACAGTACACAAGGCAGAGCAAAATGACATAATTACTTGCGAAACTTGACCTTGGATTGCTAAAAAAATAGAACATGGACAGATAAACTACAGGTTTTATGACTGtattgaaaatatcaattgaatCTTTGGCCAAAAAATGTGCCAGATTGCTGATTCCAGATGCACTCTCCCTCCAATATTGTAATTTATCCAGAGAAAATGATCTCAGAGCTGAAATCTTGCAAAGTAAAGCTGCAAGTGTTCAAAATGAATGAGGAAAGAGACAAATCGTAAGGAGCAAGAACTAAAGTTTGATACAGCTAGAGCCATTCAAAATTTTTACAGGAATCTAAATTAGAAATTCAATTAACCaacaaagaaaaagtagaatCAAATTTGGTATGGAGTTTTGAAACTTACAGACAGCAATAACGGTATAGGTATATCCGAGGGACCCAAAGGTTTCGTCATTTACTTTAGTAAGAGTTCCTAATATAGCACCAGCAACCAATAAAAGAAGATAGTCAACTGCTTGTGATTTTCCTTCTCTTAGCGTCTGCTTACAAACCCTGAACACAATGAAAATGGTTAATAATTAACTAACGTAATCCACAAAGTATATAATTCATTGTACGacaaaaatcagaaacaactCAATTTGTTCAAATATTCACTATGAATTTAAACTTAAGCAAACAGATTAACTAAGATTTCAAGTTTCATGCTAAAAACTCTACTTCATATCATATGTATGTTAAGATACATAGATAGTTACTAGACTCTAACTTCACTTTACTTCTTATTATTAAgtagactttaaacctaactcaatcttataaaattaacgTATAAGATGAGGTTTCCACCTACTTATATATTGTACACTcgtcttatctctagttgatgtgaaaTCTCCAACACTTACACTAGACAAAGATGACAAACTTGATTAAAAGAAGCTAGAAATCCATTCGTGTTAGTTAGTTAATTTTAAGGGCAATTGTATCTATAGTAAACCTTGAGGTTTCATAATTCATACCGTCCAAGGTAGTATCTGTATTGTCGAGCTACACCAGGAGTTCTTCGATTAGACAAGTCCTTAGTCTTTAAGAAGGTTGCTTCTATATGATCTTTTCGCATCTGAACATTACTCTTCATATCCTCCCAAAACTCTCCAGCAAAGGATTGATCATCAACTTCCTCTGGGGGCTTTGTTGGATTTGCCTCAGTGCTATTTGTTGAGGCTGCAGCAATTTCATCAGCAAAATGAAGCATATCCGGTGGTACTGGGTAACTGTTATGTAACATCCATCTGACAGGAAGCTGCTCATGAGTCACAGCTCCATTTGGTTTCACTAAACCTTCCAAAATGTCAATGAAATGGTCGGGAGGATTCACTCTATCAGGTACATTGATTCCAATGCCAGCAAAGTATTCTTCTACTTTCTTAACAGGACCATGATATGCAGTAAGACCACCTTTGGCTAGAAACACTATATCATCAAACATTCTGAACAAAGTATAGCTGTATCACAACAAAACAAGAGTCAGACGTCTACTATATATTGTAAGGTGTATGTGTACTTCATCAAAAAGAGAATAGGATAGGAAGATCTTACCTTGGTTGATGAAGTACCATGCAGATATTTACCCCTTCTAGTGCTTCACGACGAAGTGCTTTAAGCAATAAAGTGGAAGATGCACTGTCTAAACCAGTTGTAGGTTCATCTAAGATTAATAATGATGGCTCCATAACCATTTCCATCCCTACATTTACACGTTTACGTTGTCCCCCAGATATACCTCGTTTTTCTACTGTCCCAACAAGGGAATCCCTCACTGCCTGGAGTCCTAAGGACTCAATCACTCTTTCAACAATCAGAACCTTGTCTGGTTTTGGCATATCCGCGGATAGTCTTCAGTAATAAGAAACAACCATGTAAATGAAATTAACAATGAAAAGAAGGCAAAAAGATATGCAAATTCATGAGAAAGTTAATGCAATCATTTTGAATGAGACAGTTAGTGCATGTGTTCACAATAAAAACAGGAAGAGCAGGAAAAAGGGAGCAcatcatattaataatatgtGAAGTGcttcaatattaataaattgatcacacaacaattatttaaaaacaaccTAAAATATTATGAAGAAAATTGTCAAAAACATGGCATACTAGTCAAAAGATTGATAAGCATGAGATTAGGAATGAATCATATATAACTGctaaaaacattcaaaataaagTGTGCTAAATTAGTTAACCTTTGAATGATGTACAGTGAATTGGAGGTAATGTAACAAAGTTAACATTTATAGCATTTATAAAAGAGCCACAAAGTAAGTTCTCCAAGGTAAATCAGAAACCTGCATCTTGCACTGAAACGAAGATTTTCTTCCACGGTCAAGTTCCCATGCACAATATCATCTTGTGGAACAAAACCAATAATTTTCCGATAACAGTGAATGGATTCGGCCTTTCCATTAATTAGAATTGATCCTGTCATAGTGCATCCTCTTGCCTTCCCTGCCAATGCAGAAAGAAATGTAGTTTTGCCAGCTCCTGAGGGACCCATCACAGCAGAAACTCTACCCGGCATGAGTTTACCATACACACATCTCAGTAGATGTTTTCTTTTACCTTTCAAAGTGAGAGTTAAGTCCTTAAAAGCTACCTCAATCACAGGCCTTGTTCGAACCTCACCTTCTGTGGCCATCGAAATAACTCCGGAGAAAGTCAAGTTCTTGTTTTTCTCTTGTTGAGCTTTCTCCTTCTCAATTTGACCATAAGCATACCTTAAAATTTGGCTTTGTGTGTGTAAATTCTTGCCCTTTGGCATCTGCTTTTTGATGTTTTTATCTCCAATTTGTAGGTTGAATCCTTCATTGCTATGTGGGTCATCCTCAAGGGAATTCAACATTTTAGTAAGGTTGGTAGGTTCCTTTTTTTGCACGTCTGAAGCTGCAGACTGTTGCTCATAGCTTGAAGAATTTTGTACCGATGGCAAAAACGTATCTCCCATACCACGTTTAGCTTGGTTACCAACCTTTACGGTATCTGATTTCGCTGATTTTTTCCGAGAAAAGGTTCGAGATAATTGCTCACCTAATCCTCCCCCTTTACCTTTCTTAGCAATATCTTTTGCTATTTTCCATCGTTCCCTAGCCTGCACAGTTTCCCTTACCTGTTTAGCAGCAGCTTCTCTAGATTTCGCCTTTCTCCTTTCTCGAGTAACTAGAACTTGATCAGAACAATTATAAATGAAGATCAGGAGAGTGCTCAATGCAACCTGCAAGGGGGAATGATATCAAATATGATAAACTGTACACAGGGAGAAGACattcttgaaaatatttgacaaTATCTCATGTTATTTCAGAGCATATGCAAAAGTATGAACCAAGACAACCATAAGCTCCAAGACAATACCATGTTGCATTTCTTCATTGTGCAACAAGACAACCATAAGCTCCAATAATGTGCatgtaaaataaaacacaaatgcTATGATCTTCAAGAATAATAACTCAAAACCCAAACCATATCAAAACCCTGATAGAAGCATGACAAGAAAGTTGAATAGCATACTAAATTCTACTTACAATAAGTAAAGCGCCATAAGCATGCATATTTTGGTTTGCTGTGTTTGGATTGCAGGAACTCAAGCTGGAGCATTCTGCAGAAATGAACAATATTGACAAAGGTTTTGAATTAGTGCCCTCAAATCTCAAACATGATAGATCAAGAAAATAAGACAGTTAAATTCAATTATTGACAGATAATTTCCATGATCTAGCCCATTTATGATATCAACTTTGTTATAAGGCTTTCTATTATTACAGTCTCCTTTATGGACTCCTATTTAATGACATAGCGATGTAATAAATGGACCAAATAAACTATACTTATGATATATACAACAACAGAAACTCACTATTTTGATGAGTAGAACCCCTCCTGCAATAATATCTGAAATTAGGAAAAGATAACCAATTAGCATGAATGCTCGATAGTGAGTAGTACTAGGTTGGTTGCAATGTGCATGAAGACTAAAAGCACGTAATAATGGAGTTTTATTTAGATTGAATAACAAAAAGGGgaattttgataaattaaaatggGCAAAATAAGGCATGGGATAAATCAATACCCACTATCACAAGAGACTTTACGTGTTGTAGTGGGGCAGTATGATCCTGGAGAACAAAAGATATCACTATTGTTCACCACGCCCGTCCATATGTCAGCACTGCCACAACTATGATTTGTTTCTCCCTGAGGTATTTGGTAACTATATCTGAAAATTCATTTTCAGTGTTGAAGTTCGAAAACATCACTTTGAGTAAAAGAAAACTTAGAAAACAATCGAGAAGTAGAACTTACGGGTCACATATTCCAGTCGCATTATTCAGTTTTGCAAGTGGACAATAAGAACCTAGTGGGCAAGCTTCATACAGAGGAAAATCagaaagttaagaaaaaaaaaaaaaaccgtGCCGACtgattttattcataaaagatAATCCAAATTTTAAACAAACCGAAGCTGCTTTCTTCGTGATATAAAAAGTTAGCACTAACAAAATCAAACTCtaagaaaagaagataaaggCTTATGTATGCATTATACACTACTATTTTTAGTTTagctagaaaaagaaaaactatttacACATTAAATCATTTAGCGGTATATTGGATGGTAAATTAATAAAGCCAGgtttaatattgtaattttgaAGAGATTCAATAGCTCTAACCTACAACAAGAAGATTTGTGATGATAAAATTTGCCATGTAGGTCATTCTAGAATGATGTTAACATTAGTATTCTTTTTAAGAAACTCTAACTTGAAGACATTGTTCCTAGTACTTTAGGAGAATTTTTCTCTTTGACTTCGGCATATTCAGAACAGGTCCTTTTCTACAAGCTTGGGTATATATACTAGTTAGATTAACCTCATTTTCAATAAATTCTTTTTGATTCTGGGTATATATTATGCACTGGAGCTGTGAAGGCCAAAATAACAAATACACAAATAATGGGGGAGATGCATATGCAGGAAAGAGTATTTGATGGATGTTTCAACAACAAAACATGTTTGTCTCAACAATTAACAGAATTTCATCCTACATTGGCAAgtaatggtaaaaattaaagaGGTATGACATACTTACGTATCATGCAAGTCAATCCTTGAGGGCAGAAAAACCCCTCACAACAAGCCTGACAGTTGCTGGTTCTAAAGGGAATGTCCTTTATGTCTTTTTTGAGGTCAAAATTTTTGCCAGCACTACAACTCCATCCAGGTTCACAACCAGAAACCCACGAAGTCAAGTTGCAATTCCTGTTAGGTTTTACATAGTTGCTAGATGTTGCCCCTTGTTCCAGGAAACCATGGAAGTAATACCTTATTTCAGACACAGTACATATTCTATCTCTGAAATCCCCTGTCAATCAAACCACATTACCCACTTGCATGAAATAAATGACATGAAAACAGCAAACTAAATTTCATCATACACTACAATGCGAAAACGAAAGCTGATACCTTTTTTCTTAACACAAGAATCCACGAAATCCAACCTTCCTTTAAAATCAAATGCTTCCTCCCAATCTTTGTGCCTGAAATGCCAACAGTTCTGTCAGCAAGGAATCAGAAAAGCTTCAACGCAATGGAATGAATGCATGCGTGCATGCATGGTTGGTTAGTAGAAGGAGTATAAGAGGAAGCAATGATATATAGAAAAGGAGTGACTCACACATCCTTGACGCAGAAACCTAAACCTGCTTTGATATCCTTGTTTAAAAGAATGGCGAGGTTTTCAAGCTCCTTGTATATCTCTTCGGTGTAAAAGGATGGGGCGAAAGTGTTATCGGCGCATTGAATCGTGGGGAAGAAAGGGATgaagaggaaaaggaaagagaGGGAAGAAGCATGGTTCCTCATTGGCGTAGTGTGGAGGAGGATGAAGGAAGCAGGAGGCTATGGAGAAAAGCATAGCATTGCATGGAtgagaggaagaaaggaaaggagGAGTCAAAGGCTTGCTCATTGGTAATGGTTTTGCTTTGGATTCAAGAAATGGCCCGGAGAAATGGGTGGCTAGATTCAAGCATCTACATTCTTTCCatattctctctctttctcttcatcCTTTGCTTTTCGCTAAAACACTTTCCAtactctttctttatttttttgactccattttAGTATTCATTTCTtcaatattatcttaaaataatagtatattttaGTCAAGCATTCTAGCAGTAATATAAACGTGggtgataaaaagaaaaaaagaacgtGACTCACTtctaaatttagttattttttattgaaatttacataatacaaaaatataaataattaattatgactATTACTTAAGCTTATTATCTCGAAGTTAAATTTTGACTTTGAAagaaatagatataatttttcatgGTTTATCTTATAATGTTATTGtggaaaacaagaaaaactatACATTGGTGGATGATGTAATGATCATAATTATATAAcggataaaattaattaaaattgtgaaATAACTACATCATATTTTactaaaagaaattgaattatttaataaaaacttaattgaatcatttaatagtttaattttaaaaatttattttctaaaattacttTAGTTAACTAATAAGTCTCTTGTTCATTACTTTCTCTCACTTCCGTCCAAACCTTGCCTTCGCATTGTCGTCGCGAGCACACTTCTAACAGCAACTACCGCCAAACCCATGTCAAATTGGGTCGGGAGTCTTCGCACGTCTTTCACCTCTACCCAGGGCCATCGTTGCCGTCTCCGGTTCGTGATCGTCGTTGGCCGTTCATCACCGCTAGTTGTTTGACTGAATTTGAATTTCATCGTCGTGCTGCGACGTTGAACCCTTGGCCACCGTGCAATTTCTGACGAGGGTTTCACTCTTCGCCTGTTAGTAATTTTAAAACCCATTTACACAGCTTTAATATTGAGGTTGAATCAAtgtgatttaattttatattgttctCTTATATGGCTTTGAATGGGTGGgttcttgttttatttgattttgagaCTGTATGTGCCTTTGTGCTTGTGATTAACGTAATGTCTTGTCTTAAAATGGAGAAGATGTCCATTGTTGTACATATGAGTTTGATTGCTGTACACATATATTAAGTTGTTTGACTCTGAAGGATGAtttaaaagagattaaaatttcattttaaaagtgttACAATGTAATTTTAGATTTGCTAGATTTAAGAGAGAGAATTTCTTATAAAGGTATTATTTGCTTCGCCTTAAAATAAGGTTAAATTTAACTTACTTAATGTTTAGAGATAAATTTAaagtacaaaatatatttttgtttggcttgcaaaataagaaattatgtGTTGAAATGGTCAAAATAATGGTGATATGTCATTAGAATAGGATTGGATTTTGTTAAATACTTCATTGATTGTATATTTCATTGACTATATATTTGAATCTAGCATGAGTAgtaaattgaaatcaaaattattattatttttaaaaccactttattaataatatcaAGGTCTTGAACAATGTTCTTAAAGTATCCAACAAGAATCCCAATAAGAATCTCAACTAGATGATGAAAACAATGATTCTCATGACATGAGTTTCTACTTAAGAACCAtaggaaataaatttgattatatatcagaactttaaaaatatttaagaaagaatTTGAATCTTATACAAAGTCAGTTGagttaaagttttatattgGGAGAAAGtcaatttaattgaatttcttaTCCTTAGGAATATGGTTGTGAATGTGGAGTCATTCTCATATCTAAAGTATGACTAGAGTGTGCATTCAAAACAAAAGGAGGGGTAGTTAGTCTTTATCAAAGTTGCTTAATGTCTAAAATAGTGGAAGTGATTGTTTGCACACAAGATTGGTTGAAATGAACACATTTCtctatacttttttataaaaacccTAAAGAGCTTGATAAATTTGAGTAAGGTGagtttatatgaaaaaattatatattttttagtttatattttaagttttcaaaaatgatgaaatatattttaggttaAACTTCTTCGGAagtccctatttatgtgggtTTTTCCCAGTTAAATCTCATCTTATTGGTTTTGCCAATTTAGtcctttataataaaaaattgactcaattgggCCCCTGCCATTAAATTGgcttaacggggttaagtttttgatgACTTGGAACGTTGACGTGGACAACTTTTTATACATGGCATAAGCAGGGTGTTCGTGGAATTTCCTAAGTTTGACGTGAAAcatgtttgattaaaaaatttagaaaaaggtCATCTTCCATTACAATGAAGCACCACTCAGAAATCTTCTTCCCTATCCATCACCCAACCCGTGAGAAGAAATccaaaaatcaatttcaaattacaTTTGAATCGGGTCTCACATAAACCTGCAGAGAAATCCCAAACTTCATAACCTAAAGAACCCTAGACGCGAAACCTAGACATAAGCCATACTCTGCTGCCTCTTCTTCCAATCCCATACTCTATATCTTCTTCAATACCCTAGACGAGGAGTCCCAACAACTTCCACATGCTCATAATACTCCATAGattgcaaaaacaaaatatcgCATACCTCTGCCtaaactttgattattatttgaaatgttcggaaacaaaaaacaaaattgaaatgatAAAAGGTTATCAAGATTGATTCACCTCGgcgggagaaaaaaaaaacatgttctACTTTTTCTTAG from the Vigna angularis cultivar LongXiaoDou No.4 chromosome 3, ASM1680809v1, whole genome shotgun sequence genome contains:
- the LOC108325474 gene encoding putative white-brown complex homolog protein 30; this translates as MRNHASSLSFLFLFIPFFPTIQCADNTFAPSFYTEEIYKELENLAILLNKDIKAGLGFCVKDVHKDWEEAFDFKGRLDFVDSCVKKKGDFRDRICTVSEIRYYFHGFLEQGATSSNYVKPNRNCNLTSWVSGCEPGWSCSAGKNFDLKKDIKDIPFRTSNCQACCEGFFCPQGLTCMIPCPLGSYCPLAKLNNATGICDPYSYQIPQGETNHSCGSADIWTGVVNNSDIFCSPGSYCPTTTRKVSCDSGYYCRRGSTHQNKCSSLSSCNPNTANQNMHAYGALLIVALSTLLIFIYNCSDQVLVTRERRKAKSREAAAKQVRETVQARERWKIAKDIAKKGKGGGLGEQLSRTFSRKKSAKSDTVKVGNQAKRGMGDTFLPSVQNSSSYEQQSAASDVQKKEPTNLTKMLNSLEDDPHSNEGFNLQIGDKNIKKQMPKGKNLHTQSQILRYAYGQIEKEKAQQEKNKNLTFSGVISMATEGEVRTRPVIEVAFKDLTLTLKGKRKHLLRCVYGKLMPGRVSAVMGPSGAGKTTFLSALAGKARGCTMTGSILINGKAESIHCYRKIIGFVPQDDIVHGNLTVEENLRFSARCRLSADMPKPDKVLIVERVIESLGLQAVRDSLVGTVEKRGISGGQRKRVNVGMEMVMEPSLLILDEPTTGLDSASSTLLLKALRREALEGVNICMVLHQPSYTLFRMFDDIVFLAKGGLTAYHGPVKKVEEYFAGIGINVPDRVNPPDHFIDILEGLVKPNGAVTHEQLPVRWMLHNSYPVPPDMLHFADEIAAASTNSTEANPTKPPEEVDDQSFAGEFWEDMKSNVQMRKDHIEATFLKTKDLSNRRTPGVARQYRYYLGRVCKQTLREGKSQAVDYLLLLVAGAILGTLTKVNDETFGSLGYTYTVIAVSLLCKISALRSFSLDKLQYWRESASGISNLAHFLAKDSIDIFNTVIKPVVYLSMFYFFSNPRSSFASNYVILLCLVYCVTGMAYIMAIYFEPAPAQLWSVLLPVVMTLIANQKKDTLFMKILVKLCYPNWALEAFIIANAERYTGVWLITRCSSLMNNGYNVGDWPICMLALVLYGIIARVVAFFCLVITQKK